The genomic interval TGCCATAGCCGTCGCCCTCCTGTCGTGACGACCCGAGATACGGGGAGACTAGCAGAAAGTTGCAAGCCTTGACGAGGGCAGATCGAGGCTAGGCCGCCGCCTCCGGCTGCACCCGGCGCGCGCCGAACAGCCGGCCGCGCCAGCCGAGGCCAATGACGACGGCGAGCATCACGAGAAGGACCACGGCCGCAGCGATGCTGATGACGCGTTCGGCGGGCGAGCAGAAATAATTGCGATCGAGGCAGTCGTTCGACAACACGCCGGCCTGCAAGCCGGCCTGCAAGACGGCATCGAGCGTCACGACATAGAGGATGATGCCAACAGCGAGCCAGGCCAGCGTCACCAGCGTGCGCCGCAGCCGCGACGGCATCGCCGCATCGTTGATCTCTTGCCGCTCGGCGATAAACTGCCCCGCCCTGGCCTTGGCCGCGTCGCGCATCTGCACGGTGGAGCGCGTCAGGAGATCGTGGACGGTCTGGTTGCGCCGCGTCGCGGCCATGATCACGAAGGAATACCAGCCGAGCAGGCTCTTGATGACGAAGCGGGCGAGCGCCTTGGCAAAGCTGACATTGCCGCCGCGGTCGTCGACCACGCGCAGATTGGTCCAGATATGCCCGAGCGTACCGCCAAAGCGCGAGACCAGGAGCGGCTCGTAGAGCAGGAGGAGCGCAACCGCTGCGACGCCCAGGGCGCGCGCCGCGGTGTCGCTCCTGATGTTGCTGGCCAGCGCCACGGCGCCGAACAGCACGGCCATCGCGATCATCCAGTCGAGCAGCATCCCGCGCAGACGCCGCGAGAAGCGCGCATAGCGCGGCGCGGC from Bradyrhizobium arachidis carries:
- a CDS encoding RDD family protein gives rise to the protein MNPLDPAASAAPRYARFSRRLRGMLLDWMIAMAVLFGAVALASNIRSDTAARALGVAAVALLLLYEPLLVSRFGGTLGHIWTNLRVVDDRGGNVSFAKALARFVIKSLLGWYSFVIMAATRRNQTVHDLLTRSTVQMRDAAKARAGQFIAERQEINDAAMPSRLRRTLVTLAWLAVGIILYVVTLDAVLQAGLQAGVLSNDCLDRNYFCSPAERVISIAAAVVLLVMLAVVIGLGWRGRLFGARRVQPEAAA